The nucleotide sequence CAGATCGCCGTCGGTGAACACGCCGAGCAGACATCCCGCCGCGTCCGCGATCACGAGGGCGCCGAAGCCGCCCCTCGACATGGCGAGAATGGCGTCCTTCAGCGGCGTTCCCGGCGAGGCGAACGGAATGCGCTCGCCGGTATGCATCAGGTCTCTGACGGTCAGGAACCTTCGCCCGAGGCTTCCCGACGGGTGCAAGTAGGCGAAGTCCTTCTCGCGGAACCCGCGCGCTTCGATCAGGGCGATGGCAAGCGCATCCCCCATCGCCATGGCGACGGTCGTCGAACTGGTCGGCGCCAGGTTCATCGGGCACGCCTCGCGCGCCACGGAAGCGTCGAGCACGACGTCGGCCGTCTTCGCCATCGACGAGGCCGTGTTCCCCACCAGCGCGATGATGCGAGCTCCGATCCGGCGCAGAAAGGGGATCAGCCGCACGATCTCGTCGGTCTCGCCGGAGTTCGAAAGCAACAGCAGCACGTCCTGTTCCGTCACCATGCCGAGATCACCGTGAAGCGCCTCGGCCGGATGCAGGAAAAACGAGGGCGTGCCGGTGCTGGAAAGCGTCGCCGAAATTTTCCTGCCGACCAGGCCGGATTTTCCCATGCCTGATACGATAAGTCTTCCCCGGGATGTCAGGATCAGATCGACGGCACGCAGAATCTCGCCGTTCAGCCTGGTCGCGGCGGCGCGAATCGCCTCGGCTTCGTCGCCCAGCGTGCGCCGGGCCGCGTCCAGAATCGAATCGTGATCGCGCGTCGATGTTTCGTCCATGGCAGAAAGCACGATACCAGCCTCCGGCCCGCCGTGCAAGATCGGGCGGCCGCATCCTGCGCAAAAAAATTCGCCGGGCCGGCAACGAACACCGGTCCGGCGAAGAGGCAGGTACATTCAGAATGTCAGCTTCCGATCGACGACGGGAACGAGGTTCGGTCCCACGACGGTGATGAATCCCTCGGTCCCGGACGTCGCGGGAACGACGACCACGGCCTTCCCCTCGGCATTCGTGGGGCAGGTTCCCATCGCTTCGAAGCGCTCGGTGTAGCAGGTCGCCTGGGCGCCCTCGACCGGCTTGCCGTCGACGTCGACCACCGTCACGGCGACGGAGCTTTCGGAACCGGTGTTCTCGACGGTCGTCCGGATCTCGATGCCGCGCGGGGTTTTGGTGCGCACGAGCATCGAGCCGTCACCGAACCAGTGCCACTGCTCGGCGATCCTGACGCCCTCGCTTTTGTCCTCGGTGCCGAACTGCTCGAGCCCCTTCATGACGCCGTTCATCATCAGGGCGCCGGCGGTTTTATATGTTTCATTATATATATAATTCGTGTTGATCTCGGCCTGGACGACGGTGGGCGGAACCCAGCTCATGTTGGTGGAAGCACCCATGAAGCCGACGGCGCCGCGCGGGTTCTCGATGTCGCCGGTCTTCATCCAGGCTTCGGCGTAGCAGTCGGTTCCGCGCGCAAAATCGCCGTTCACGCAGGCGACGCTGATCACCAGCGGCATGCGCCAGCCGTTTGCAAGTTTCGACATGCAGTCGCCGACGCTGAACCCCGAGCTGACCCATCGTTCCTTGCTTCCGTGGCCGATGTAGTTGATGATGCCGCGACCCTCGTTCACGCCCGCCGCGATACGGTCCTTCATGGACGGCGCCGGCGCCGTCGGCGAAGCGGTGCCCGCGGTGCTCGTGCCCGCCGCGTCCGTCGAGTTCGTCGCAACGCCGTCGCGGGCCGTCGAGAAATACGGGCCCCACGGGCCCCAAGGTCCGCCGGGCATCGTATGGGGCGGGAACGGCGACGCGCCTCCCCCCGACGATGTCTTCGCGTCGTAGATCTGGTCCATCGAGGAGAAACGCCCCTTCAGCATGGCCGCGCGCAGCTCGTCCATGCGCTCGAAGTCCGTCGGCGTCCCTTCGGAACTGGCAACGCCCATCAGTTTCGTATACCAAGCCGCATCGGCGCCCTCGCTCGGGAACCACTCGTAGGTGATGAACTTCGCCACCTGATACGCAACCTCTTCGGGGGTCGTCGCGGAGATGCGGCTAATAATAGCATCAGGTACATTATCGTCGCCGGCAAGTTTCATGTAGCACGGGTCGGAGTCGGCGCTTTCCCGGACGCCCTTCAGCGTAGGCATCTGCTGGGCATCGCCGACCAGGATGACGTGCGTGAACGGCTTGGTGTTGAACTCCCCCTGCAGATACGCCTTCACCGTTTCGGGCGTCGCGTCGCCGATCTCGCTGAGCCTGACGACATGCGTGTCGATCCCGCATTTGAGCTTCCAGACCATCAGGGGCATGACGGAGTCGGCGAACTCGTCGGGGGTGACGATCACCAGCCGCCCGCTCTCGCCGAGGCGCTGCAGCCGCTGGGCCATGGGCGCGAAGTTCCGGAACGTCTTTTTGTATATCGGCTCGAATACGCTGGAAATCGCGGCGTTCCGCCGGCGCCCCGTCGGCGCTCCCGCGGCACCGTTTTCGAGGCGGACGCGGAAACTCTTGTAGACCCTGATCTGGTTTTTGACCGGGTTGTACTGCACGGGGGAAAAGATCATCCGCACGCCGCGAACATCGCGGAATACGAACGGTTTTTCGATTCTGACCAGGTCTTTGTCGGCGGGAATCCAGGCGTCACGCTCGTAGACCTTTCCGAACTCGTAGGGAACCGAGGAGGGGTCTTCCGACCGCGACAGCGGCCCGCGGCTCGGCAGAATGGTTCCGTCGACCGGAATCGTTTCGAACGAACTGTCGAAAACCTTTACCGAAGGCGTTCCCTCGTTCTGAACCATGAGAAACGTCGAAATGACGGGCAACTCCGGCTCGCCCTTCACGAGCGTCGGACAGGCATCCTTCATGAACAGAGCCGTCACCGGCCGCCGCTGAATCTGCAGTTTCGCAAAGCGAAGCGCCGGCACCGACACGGTCACGTCCGTATTGAAACTTCGATCCACGCTTACGTCGATCGCCGCGCCCGCAGCGGCAGCGACGACAACCATCGCACCGCACACAGCCCCCCGCAGGAAGGTACCCATCGAGCTCATCCGAATGCCTCCGTTCCCGCAATCGCAACGATCACGGGCAAAATGAAAAACCGTTCATCGTAAGCAATGGAAATGCCAACCGGGCTTTCCGCTCTCAGGGCTTTTCCATCCGATTTCCTTCGAAAATGTGCCGAAATATCGGCATCCACGGCGAACAATTCGTTCGGGCTCCAGAGTGTGGTAGGATACGCACATGCCGATCACCGACACAGTGTCCGCAACCTGGACGGAGTTCGCCCGCCTGCTTCTCGAAAAGGGCAGCGACAGCGACCAGCAGGCCATTCTCAACACGATCGGCTCGCACGAGGGCCTCACCCCGCTCGATGCGGATCTTCTCCTGCCGATCGTGACGGAACTCCTTCTCGACCCCGATCCGCACGTCCGCTACTTCGCCCGCAAAGCCCGCAACAAACTCGACCTGCAGGTCTCTCCCCAGCGTCGCGCTTCGGAAATGGCATCGGAAGCGAAGAAAGACACCTCCGCAGACACGGCCCACCTCACCCGCCAGGAAATTCTGCTGAATAAAATGCGTCTCGGAAGCCGGTACGTGGCTTTCGAGGCGATCGACCGGCTCATCGAGAGCGAGGCACCTTCCCTGGCAGGCCCCATGCTCGAGTTTCTGGCCTCCGAGACGGATCTCTTCAAGATATCCTTTCTCGTGAAACGCCTGCCCAGATTGAACGACCCACGCATCCCGGCGGCGCTCGAGGCGTTTCTCCGGCATCACGATCCCCGGGTCGTAGCAAACACGCTCGAGGGTCTGAGCCTCTGTCGCACTCCACATCTTCGCGACGAGTTTGTCCGGCTGACCAGCTCTCCAGACAACCGTGTGAAAGCGGCGGCGGTCCGCACGCTCTATGCCTACGATCCTCACTTGGCCGAACGTCGCATCCAGGAAATGCTCGAAAATCCCTCGATCGCCATGCAGGACTCGGGCGTCTATCTGCTCCGAACCATCCGCCCCCCGCGGTTGAACACCCTCCTGGAAATTCCCCTCGCGTCGAAATTTCCCTCGATACGCCTTCTCGCTCTCGAAATTCCCAAGTTTCCCCACACCTTCGAGATGCCCGAATCGACGGCGGCCCCCGCATCGCTCACCACCCATTACGCCGACAAAGGACTCATTTCCAGCCTTCTCGTCGCAACGTTCCTCGTGATGACCTCATCGTATTTCTCGGAGATGCAATCATTCCTGATTCTCCTCGTTCTCGGCGCAGCTCTCGCCTCCACCACGAAGAACAGGCCGAGTTCCCTGATGCGGGCGGTCATCTCCACCGGAATCATCGCCTGCGGCCTCTGGGGCGACGGCACCCTTCTCGCGGTTCCGGCGCTTCTCGCCGTCTGGCATCCGGTCCATCATTCGGAAGGCGACCGCCTGCCCCGCATCTCGGCCTGGACATTCGCTCTCTCCGCCGCTCTCCTCGCACAACTGATCGCGGGCTTCCACCCCGAACTTGCGAACATCGCAGCCAGGGCGGGCGTTGCCGCATCGGGTCCGATCGGTGATTTTCGCGCCATCG is from Candidatus Ozemobacteraceae bacterium and encodes:
- a CDS encoding KpsF/GutQ family sugar-phosphate isomerase, which encodes MDETSTRDHDSILDAARRTLGDEAEAIRAAATRLNGEILRAVDLILTSRGRLIVSGMGKSGLVGRKISATLSSTGTPSFFLHPAEALHGDLGMVTEQDVLLLLSNSGETDEIVRLIPFLRRIGARIIALVGNTASSMAKTADVVLDASVAREACPMNLAPTSSTTVAMAMGDALAIALIEARGFREKDFAYLHPSGSLGRRFLTVRDLMHTGERIPFASPGTPLKDAILAMSRGGFGALVIADAAGCLLGVFTDGDLRRYFERSNGALDVPLSDVMTKQPRCTSPDRLAMEALKAMEEKAITSLPVVDGETANVVGFLHLHDILRSRLV
- a CDS encoding C25 family cysteine peptidase; the encoded protein is MSSMGTFLRGAVCGAMVVVAAAAGAAIDVSVDRSFNTDVTVSVPALRFAKLQIQRRPVTALFMKDACPTLVKGEPELPVISTFLMVQNEGTPSVKVFDSSFETIPVDGTILPSRGPLSRSEDPSSVPYEFGKVYERDAWIPADKDLVRIEKPFVFRDVRGVRMIFSPVQYNPVKNQIRVYKSFRVRLENGAAGAPTGRRRNAAISSVFEPIYKKTFRNFAPMAQRLQRLGESGRLVIVTPDEFADSVMPLMVWKLKCGIDTHVVRLSEIGDATPETVKAYLQGEFNTKPFTHVILVGDAQQMPTLKGVRESADSDPCYMKLAGDDNVPDAIISRISATTPEEVAYQVAKFITYEWFPSEGADAAWYTKLMGVASSEGTPTDFERMDELRAAMLKGRFSSMDQIYDAKTSSGGGASPFPPHTMPGGPWGPWGPYFSTARDGVATNSTDAAGTSTAGTASPTAPAPSMKDRIAAGVNEGRGIINYIGHGSKERWVSSGFSVGDCMSKLANGWRMPLVISVACVNGDFARGTDCYAEAWMKTGDIENPRGAVGFMGASTNMSWVPPTVVQAEINTNYIYNETYKTAGALMMNGVMKGLEQFGTEDKSEGVRIAEQWHWFGDGSMLVRTKTPRGIEIRTTVENTGSESSVAVTVVDVDGKPVEGAQATCYTERFEAMGTCPTNAEGKAVVVVPATSGTEGFITVVGPNLVPVVDRKLTF